The proteins below are encoded in one region of Bacillus vallismortis:
- a CDS encoding BsuPI-related putative proteinase inhibitor yields MKRLLVMLLPVLLLIGCGKDEQTEPDKEVSGGMENQEVVLSVDVIQEPEQIKFNMSLKNQSERAIEFQFSTGQKFELVVYDSERKERYRYSKDKMFTQAFQNLTLEPGETYDFSDVWKEVPEPGTYEVKVTFKGRAENLKQIQAVQQFEVK; encoded by the coding sequence GTGAAACGGCTGCTTGTGATGCTCCTGCCCGTACTGCTTTTGATAGGCTGCGGAAAGGATGAGCAGACAGAACCCGATAAGGAGGTATCAGGCGGAATGGAGAATCAAGAGGTTGTTTTATCTGTTGACGTAATTCAGGAGCCTGAACAAATCAAGTTTAACATGTCGCTGAAGAACCAAAGTGAACGTGCGATCGAGTTTCAATTTAGCACAGGGCAAAAATTTGAACTTGTCGTGTATGATTCTGAGCGCAAAGAAAGATACCGTTATTCGAAAGACAAAATGTTTACGCAGGCTTTTCAAAACTTGACACTTGAACCTGGAGAAACGTACGATTTCTCTGATGTATGGAAGGAAGTCCCTGAGCCTGGAACCTATGAGGTGAAGGTGACATTTAAGGGCAGAGCGGAAAATCTCAAGCAGATTCAGGCTGTTCAGCAGTTTGAAGTGAAATAA
- a CDS encoding YitT family protein, whose product MVLDQTKKLLVVIIGALLNAAGLNLFLIPADVYASGFTGVAQLLSSVIVQYAPFYISTGTLLFLLNIPVGILGWMKVGKSFTVYSILSVGLTTLFMGILPETSLSHDILLNAVFGGVISAVGIGLTLKYGASTGGLDIVAMVLAKWKDKPIGTYFFILNGIIILTAGLLQGWEKALYTLVTLYVTTRVIDAIHTRHMKLTAMIVTKKADEIKEAIYGKMVRGITTVPAKGAFTNEQKEMMIIVITRYELYDLEKIVKEVDPKAFTNIVQTTGIFGFFRKD is encoded by the coding sequence ATGGTACTAGATCAAACAAAAAAATTACTCGTCGTCATCATCGGCGCTTTACTTAATGCGGCCGGGCTGAACTTATTTTTAATTCCCGCAGATGTATATGCCAGCGGATTTACGGGAGTCGCCCAGCTTTTATCAAGCGTCATTGTTCAATACGCCCCCTTTTACATATCGACGGGAACGCTCTTGTTCCTCTTAAACATTCCGGTCGGTATTCTAGGATGGATGAAGGTCGGCAAATCGTTTACGGTGTACAGTATTTTAAGTGTCGGGCTGACTACATTGTTTATGGGAATCCTGCCGGAAACAAGCCTGTCACATGACATTTTGCTGAACGCGGTGTTTGGCGGTGTCATTTCTGCGGTCGGTATCGGCTTAACATTAAAATACGGCGCTTCGACAGGCGGGCTCGATATCGTCGCCATGGTGCTTGCAAAGTGGAAGGATAAACCCATCGGCACGTATTTCTTCATTCTAAACGGGATTATCATCTTGACGGCAGGATTATTGCAAGGTTGGGAGAAAGCATTATATACCCTGGTTACGCTGTATGTGACAACAAGGGTGATCGATGCCATTCACACGCGCCACATGAAGCTCACGGCGATGATCGTGACGAAAAAAGCGGACGAAATCAAGGAAGCCATTTACGGAAAAATGGTGCGCGGCATTACCACTGTTCCGGCCAAAGGAGCCTTTACGAATGAACAGAAAGAGATGATGATTATCGTCATCACAAGGTATGAACTGTACGATTTAGAGAAGATCGTCAAAGAAGTCGATCCGAAAGCATTTACAAACATTGTGCAAACAACTGGGATTTTTGGCTTCTTTAGAAAAGACTGA
- a CDS encoding DegV family protein, protein MTVHLIADSAADLPRSYFEENGIGFIPLRVSLGDKEFEDAVTIDADQIFEAMQNGETPKTSQASPQTIKNVFLQYAKTGEPALYIAFSSGLSGTYQTAVMMANEVKEEFPDFDLRVIDSKCASLGYGLAVRHAADLCINGNTIQEIETSVKNFCEQIEHIFTVDDLTYLARGGRISKTSAFVGGLLNIKPLLQMEDSKLVPLEKIRGQKKLFKRIIEIMKERGDDWGNQTVGISYAADEDKAISMKHLIEDEFKPKEIIIHSIGSAIGSHAGPGTLAIFFSRK, encoded by the coding sequence ATGACAGTTCATCTCATCGCTGACAGCGCCGCCGATCTGCCCCGTTCTTACTTTGAAGAAAACGGCATTGGCTTTATTCCGCTCAGGGTTTCTCTCGGCGATAAAGAATTCGAGGATGCAGTCACGATTGATGCGGATCAAATATTTGAAGCGATGCAAAATGGAGAAACGCCTAAGACGTCCCAAGCTTCACCGCAAACGATTAAAAATGTATTTTTGCAATATGCCAAAACAGGTGAGCCCGCTCTTTACATTGCCTTTTCCTCAGGCCTTTCCGGCACGTATCAGACAGCTGTGATGATGGCCAATGAAGTGAAGGAGGAATTCCCCGATTTCGATTTGCGGGTCATCGATTCCAAATGCGCTTCATTAGGATACGGTCTGGCCGTCCGGCATGCCGCCGATCTCTGTATCAACGGGAATACAATACAAGAAATCGAAACGTCTGTAAAGAACTTTTGTGAACAGATTGAGCACATATTTACCGTTGATGATCTGACCTATCTTGCACGAGGCGGCCGCATCTCCAAAACATCTGCTTTTGTCGGCGGCCTGCTCAATATTAAACCGCTGCTTCAGATGGAGGACAGCAAGCTTGTGCCTCTGGAAAAAATCCGCGGACAGAAAAAACTTTTCAAACGGATCATCGAAATAATGAAAGAGCGCGGTGATGATTGGGGCAATCAAACCGTCGGAATCAGCTACGCCGCGGATGAAGATAAAGCCATTAGCATGAAACACTTAATTGAGGATGAGTTCAAGCCGAAAGAGATCATCATCCATTCAATCGGCTCTGCGATCGGGTCGCACGCCGGCCCCGGCACATTGGCGATATTCTTTTCAAGAAAATGA
- a CDS encoding IS3 family transposase (programmed frameshift) — MGTRVSYPLEVKQKAVEMRLAGVPMKEIMQELNIKNNTQIKTWVRWYKAGDTHRFEQPVGKQYTYGKGPEYSSELEKLQAENRYLRQQNEVFKKVQRIGKEVDSKTSVELVEILHSTMTVQDICIHLGISRASYYRWKKNLMKDHPKRHLEKQIGTLCREHKYRYGYRKITAILKKGMCINHKTVQRIMQKNQWQCRVKVKKRKKNGQPYAVVDNILDRNFQSDHPLEKLVTDITYLPYGQKQLYLSSILDVYNGEVIAFTIGDKQDTDFVLHTLDQLPTLPENCVLHSDQGSVYTSYEYQKAVKTKGITMSMSRKGTPADNASIESFHSSLKSETFYLNSIDRTTTAIVERTVKEYIYYYNNIRIQTKLNNQSPINYRQLAV, encoded by the exons ATGGGGACAAGAGTGAGTTATCCGCTTGAAGTGAAACAGAAGGCTGTAGAAATGAGATTGGCAGGCGTACCTATGAAAGAGATCATGCAGGAGTTGAATATCAAAAATAATACGCAGATTAAGACATGGGTCAGATGGTATAAGGCTGGTGATACACACCGATTTGAACAACCTGTTGGTAAGCAATACACTTATGGAAAAGGTCCGGAGTATTCTTCCGAATTAGAGAAACTGCAGGCAGAGAATCGTTACCTGAGACAACAGAATGAAGTTT TTAAAAAAGTACAACGAATTGGAAAGGAAGTTGATAGTAAAACGTCAGTCGAACTTGTAGAAATATTGCACAGCACAATGACCGTGCAGGATATCTGTATTCATTTAGGTATCTCTCGGGCGTCTTATTATCGTTGGAAGAAGAATCTGATGAAGGATCATCCCAAACGCCATTTGGAAAAACAAATCGGCACGTTGTGCCGAGAGCACAAGTATCGATATGGATATCGAAAAATCACAGCCATATTAAAAAAGGGAATGTGTATTAACCATAAAACGGTTCAGCGTATTATGCAGAAAAATCAGTGGCAGTGCCGGGTTAAGGTGAAAAAGCGCAAGAAGAATGGGCAGCCATATGCCGTGGTCGATAATATATTAGATCGGAACTTTCAGTCTGATCATCCTCTTGAAAAACTAGTAACGGACATCACGTATTTGCCTTATGGACAGAAGCAATTGTACCTTTCCAGTATATTGGATGTATACAATGGAGAAGTGATTGCTTTTACGATTGGAGATAAGCAGGACACAGACTTTGTCTTACACACACTTGATCAACTGCCAACACTGCCTGAGAACTGCGTGTTACATAGTGACCAAGGATCTGTGTATACATCTTACGAGTATCAGAAAGCTGTTAAAACAAAAGGCATTACCATGAGCATGTCCCGCAAAGGGACGCCCGCTGATAATGCCTCCATCGAATCGTTTCATTCCTCACTAAAGTCTGAAACGTTCTATCTTAACAGCATTGATCGAACCACGACCGCCATCGTAGAACGCACTGTCAAAGAATACATTTATTATTATAACAACATTCGTATTCAAACGAAACTAAACAACCAATCACCGATAAACTATCGGCAATTGGCTGTTTAA
- a CDS encoding DUF3784 domain-containing protein, with protein MEVRIDFLLILIAGLFFWIAYMAGIKKQTWILSGFGESRIRDKDRLARIAGYFFLNSGIFILLNGFISFQGQDQLIPPMILAYGAGVIMYVKKTLI; from the coding sequence ATGGAAGTTCGGATCGATTTTTTATTGATCTTGATTGCGGGGCTTTTCTTTTGGATTGCTTATATGGCAGGAATAAAAAAGCAAACATGGATACTGTCCGGTTTCGGCGAGTCCCGGATACGTGACAAAGACCGTCTGGCTAGAATTGCGGGATACTTTTTTCTGAATTCAGGGATATTTATTCTGTTAAACGGGTTTATTTCGTTTCAAGGACAAGACCAGCTGATTCCGCCTATGATTTTGGCATATGGAGCGGGAGTCATCATGTATGTAAAGAAAACATTGATATAA
- a CDS encoding CvfB family protein, whose amino-acid sequence MLTESAENKRNRKDDSMRPGQQLTLSIDHQTDFGYFLTDGEDTILLHNSEITEDIEDRDEVEVFIYVDQQERLAATMKIPSISADEYGWVEVVDKVEDMGVFVDVGLSKDALVATEHLPPYEDVWPQKGDKLYCMLKVTNRGRMFAKPAPEDIISELFTDASEDLMNKELTGTVYRLIATGSFIITDDGIRGFIHPSERKEEPRLGSRITGRVIQVKEDGSVNMSLLPRKQDALSIDAEYILTYMRTRNGAMPYSDKSEPDDIRERFNMSKAAFKRALGHLMKNGKVYQENGWTYEKK is encoded by the coding sequence ATGTTAACAGAATCCGCGGAAAACAAGCGGAACAGGAAGGACGATAGCATGAGACCAGGGCAGCAACTAACCTTGAGTATAGATCACCAAACCGACTTCGGTTACTTTTTGACCGATGGAGAAGACACGATTCTCTTACATAACAGTGAAATAACTGAGGATATCGAGGACAGAGACGAAGTAGAGGTCTTTATATACGTCGACCAGCAGGAAAGACTTGCGGCCACGATGAAAATTCCGTCCATCAGCGCGGACGAGTACGGCTGGGTCGAAGTGGTGGATAAAGTGGAAGATATGGGCGTTTTCGTTGATGTCGGCTTATCCAAGGATGCGCTTGTCGCAACTGAGCATTTGCCGCCATACGAGGATGTCTGGCCGCAAAAAGGCGACAAGCTCTACTGTATGCTGAAGGTGACGAACCGGGGGCGCATGTTTGCGAAACCAGCGCCGGAAGATATCATCAGCGAACTCTTTACTGACGCCTCAGAAGACCTGATGAATAAAGAGCTGACAGGTACGGTGTACAGATTGATCGCAACGGGTTCATTCATCATTACGGACGACGGCATCCGCGGTTTTATCCATCCGTCAGAAAGAAAAGAGGAGCCAAGACTCGGCTCAAGAATCACGGGACGGGTGATTCAAGTAAAAGAAGACGGTTCAGTCAACATGTCGCTGCTTCCGAGAAAACAGGATGCGTTGTCTATAGATGCCGAGTACATTCTGACGTATATGAGAACAAGAAACGGCGCTATGCCGTATAGCGACAAAAGCGAGCCTGACGATATTAGAGAACGTTTTAACATGAGCAAAGCCGCTTTTAAACGCGCGCTCGGCCATTTAATGAAAAATGGAAAAGTGTATCAGGAAAATGGATGGACATACGAGAAAAAATAG
- a CDS encoding YajQ family cyclic di-GMP-binding protein, which translates to MAKESSFDIVSKVELPEVQNAIQIALKEISTRYDFKGSKSDITLDKEELVLVSDDEFKLSQLKDVLVSKLIKRNVPTKNIDYGKIESASGGTVRQRAKLVQGIDKDNAKKVNAIIKNSGLKVKSQVQDDQVRVTGKNKDDLQQIITAVRGADLPIDVQFINFR; encoded by the coding sequence ATGGCAAAAGAAAGTTCATTTGATATTGTATCCAAGGTCGAGTTGCCTGAAGTGCAAAACGCGATCCAAATCGCACTCAAGGAAATCAGCACACGCTATGACTTTAAAGGCAGCAAAAGCGATATTACTTTAGATAAAGAGGAGCTTGTCCTCGTTTCTGATGACGAATTTAAATTAAGCCAGCTGAAAGACGTGCTGGTCAGTAAATTGATTAAGCGAAACGTGCCGACAAAAAACATTGATTACGGCAAGATTGAAAGCGCGTCAGGCGGAACGGTGCGCCAGCGCGCCAAACTTGTTCAAGGCATTGACAAGGATAATGCCAAAAAAGTTAATGCGATCATCAAAAACTCCGGATTGAAAGTAAAGTCACAAGTGCAGGATGATCAAGTTCGTGTAACCGGTAAAAACAAGGATGATCTGCAGCAGATTATCACAGCAGTGAGAGGCGCAGATTTGCCAATTGACGTTCAATTTATAAATTTCAGATAA
- a CDS encoding bifunctional homocysteine S-methyltransferase/methylenetetrahydrofolate reductase — MGLLEDLQKQVLIGDGAMGTLLYSYGIDRCFEELNISKPEEIQRIHKAYVEAGANIIQTNTYGANYIKLSRHGLEGDIKKMNQEAVKIARASAGDAYVLGTMGGIRTFNKNAYSLDEIKRSFREQLYLLLHEQPDGLLLETYYDLEEAREVLKIARKETALPIMLNVSMHEQGVLQDGTPLSEALRSIADLGADIVGINCRLGPYHMIEALSEVPIFDDVFLSVYPNSSLPSLEEGRLVYETDDTYFQNSALEFRKQGARIIGGCCGTTPNHIQAMAEAVGGLAPITEKEVKVPAKECISVQHERTEPGLNEIAVEKRSIIVELDPPKKLSFDTFLSAAAELKEAGINALTLADNSLATPRISNVACGALVKQQLDMRSLVHITCRDRNIIGLQSHLMGLDTLGLNDVLAITGDPSKIGDFPGATSVYDLTSFDLIRLIKQFNEGLSLSGKPLGKKTNFSVAAAFNPNVRHLDKAVKRLEKKIDCGADYFVSQPVYSEQQLVDIHNETKHLKTPIYIGIMPLTSSRNAEFIHNEIPGIKLSDSIREKMALAGEDKEKQKAEGLAIARSLLDTACELFNGIYLITPFLRSDLTAELTSYIQQKDEQRQNIYLH, encoded by the coding sequence ATGGGACTTTTAGAAGATTTGCAAAAACAGGTGTTAATCGGTGACGGCGCCATGGGGACGCTCCTCTACTCCTACGGCATTGACAGGTGCTTTGAGGAACTCAACATTTCAAAGCCGGAGGAAATTCAGCGCATACATAAAGCGTACGTTGAGGCTGGAGCCAATATCATTCAAACAAATACGTACGGAGCCAATTATATTAAATTATCCAGGCACGGGCTTGAGGGTGACATTAAAAAAATGAATCAGGAGGCAGTGAAGATTGCGCGGGCTTCAGCAGGCGATGCGTACGTTTTGGGGACAATGGGCGGCATCCGCACATTTAATAAAAACGCGTACAGCCTTGACGAAATCAAACGCAGCTTTCGCGAGCAGCTGTACCTGCTCCTGCATGAACAACCGGACGGCTTGCTGTTGGAGACGTATTATGATTTAGAAGAAGCCCGTGAAGTGCTGAAAATCGCACGCAAAGAGACCGCCCTTCCAATTATGCTTAACGTCTCCATGCACGAGCAAGGTGTACTGCAGGACGGGACACCGCTTTCTGAAGCATTGCGGTCAATCGCGGATCTCGGGGCTGATATCGTCGGCATTAACTGCCGGCTCGGCCCTTATCACATGATTGAAGCGCTAAGCGAAGTGCCGATTTTTGATGATGTGTTTTTATCCGTTTATCCGAACAGCAGTCTTCCTTCGCTGGAAGAGGGACGGCTCGTCTATGAAACAGACGACACATATTTTCAAAACAGCGCCTTAGAATTCCGCAAGCAAGGCGCGCGGATTATCGGCGGCTGCTGCGGCACCACGCCAAATCACATTCAGGCGATGGCGGAAGCGGTTGGCGGGCTTGCCCCCATTACTGAAAAAGAAGTCAAAGTCCCTGCTAAAGAATGTATTTCTGTTCAGCATGAGCGGACAGAGCCCGGTTTGAATGAGATCGCAGTTGAAAAACGCTCCATCATCGTAGAGCTGGACCCGCCGAAAAAATTGAGCTTTGATACGTTTTTGTCCGCCGCTGCTGAATTGAAAGAAGCAGGAATCAACGCCCTGACGCTCGCCGACAATTCTCTGGCTACTCCGCGAATCAGCAATGTTGCCTGCGGCGCTCTTGTGAAGCAGCAGCTCGATATGCGCTCCCTTGTCCATATTACATGCCGTGACCGAAACATTATCGGCTTGCAGTCACATTTAATGGGCCTTGATACGTTAGGGCTGAATGACGTGCTGGCCATTACAGGCGACCCTTCTAAAATCGGGGATTTTCCGGGAGCGACGTCTGTGTATGATTTAACATCCTTTGATTTAATCAGGCTGATCAAACAATTCAACGAAGGGCTGTCCCTGTCTGGAAAACCGCTTGGCAAGAAAACGAATTTCTCAGTCGCCGCCGCATTTAATCCTAACGTGCGCCATCTGGATAAAGCGGTAAAACGGCTTGAGAAAAAAATAGATTGCGGCGCCGATTATTTTGTTTCACAGCCTGTCTATTCCGAGCAGCAGCTCGTCGACATCCATAACGAAACAAAGCATCTGAAGACGCCGATCTATATCGGCATTATGCCGCTCACAAGCAGCCGGAACGCTGAATTCATCCACAATGAAATCCCAGGCATTAAGCTGTCTGACTCTATTCGCGAAAAAATGGCTCTCGCCGGCGAGGATAAAGAGAAACAAAAAGCGGAAGGCCTTGCGATTGCACGCTCCCTGTTGGATACGGCATGCGAGCTGTTTAACGGCATCTATTTGATCACGCCTTTTCTCAGATCTGACTTGACCGCTGAGCTCACATCGTATATCCAGCAAAAGGATGAGCAGCGCCAAAATATCTATTTGCATTAA
- a CDS encoding GNAT family N-acetyltransferase, whose translation MKIADELIELHEKHTPGLLRLCRQAGWPDYGEQELKMLVQQGRFFGYQNDRGDLISCIGLFLFGRLASIGLVIVDKEYKRLGLGRRMVNACISQTDESTSIRLCSTTEGLPLYEKAGFHTAGSVRKYSCHRFQPIEKRDYLDAELTSFREQDFQALAAADLAAFGGDRSNLLQQLISASEECIIARNNEGHLIGYGLSVQTPANLKFGPVIAPSSDIAERLLNRLAAGKQGPMRIDLPAEHTSFHNRLIKMGFQGDAEAPLMLYQEKMLPDQNGHLYALISQALG comes from the coding sequence ATGAAGATAGCAGATGAGCTGATTGAGCTTCACGAAAAACATACCCCCGGTCTATTGCGGCTTTGCAGGCAAGCCGGGTGGCCGGATTATGGCGAACAAGAACTGAAAATGCTTGTCCAACAAGGACGCTTTTTCGGTTATCAAAATGACCGCGGAGACCTCATTTCCTGCATCGGCTTGTTTTTGTTTGGCCGTCTTGCTTCAATTGGACTCGTCATCGTGGATAAGGAATACAAACGGCTCGGTCTCGGGCGGCGGATGGTAAACGCGTGCATCAGCCAAACGGATGAAAGCACATCCATCAGGCTTTGCTCCACAACAGAAGGTTTGCCTCTTTATGAAAAAGCAGGTTTTCATACGGCGGGGTCAGTCCGAAAGTACAGCTGTCACAGGTTTCAACCGATTGAAAAGCGAGATTACCTTGATGCTGAACTGACCTCCTTTCGAGAACAAGACTTTCAAGCATTAGCCGCTGCCGACCTGGCGGCTTTTGGGGGAGATCGGTCAAACCTTCTGCAACAGCTTATTTCCGCTTCAGAGGAATGTATCATCGCCAGAAACAACGAGGGGCATCTGATTGGCTACGGCCTATCTGTACAGACACCTGCCAACTTGAAATTCGGACCCGTCATTGCGCCATCATCGGACATTGCTGAACGACTACTCAACAGGCTGGCCGCCGGCAAACAAGGTCCGATGCGCATCGATTTACCAGCAGAACACACATCGTTTCATAACAGGCTGATAAAAATGGGATTTCAAGGAGACGCAGAGGCACCGCTTATGCTTTACCAGGAAAAGATGCTACCTGACCAGAATGGACATTTATATGCGTTGATTTCACAGGCGCTCGGTTAA
- a CDS encoding MFS transporter, translating to MESSKQNNGMTIVAIGSIPLILTLGNSMLIPILPKMKSELHLSQFQVSLVITVFSLIAAFAIPIVGYLADRFSRKIIIIPCLFLYGAGGLLAGFAAGFFDNAYPWVMAGRALQGIGAAGTGPIAMALTGDLFKGAQESKVLGLVEASNGMGKVLSPIIGSLIALLVWYGAFFAFPVFCIISIVLTWVFIKEKKKEKEPPPIGKYAKGLLSVFKHEGRWLFTAYLAGATCLFTLFGILFYLSDVLEKTYDTDGVKKGLILAIPLLVMCVTSYITGSKIGKKQSLMKKLIVLGLAFMTVSYASLSFIENLVFFISVLVLSSIGSGLVLPCVNSFITGAVGKERRGFVTSLYGSVRFLGVAIGPPIFGRLMQWSRPGMFLSIAGLTLVVGILVMLLIHVNQNKEDTKEKEDSKKAGNRLQPAEER from the coding sequence ATGGAATCATCAAAACAAAATAACGGAATGACGATTGTTGCAATTGGTTCAATTCCTTTAATATTAACACTTGGAAACTCAATGCTAATTCCGATTTTGCCAAAAATGAAATCTGAACTTCATTTATCACAATTTCAAGTCAGTCTCGTGATCACAGTATTTTCCTTGATTGCGGCGTTCGCCATTCCGATTGTCGGTTATCTCGCAGACCGGTTCTCAAGGAAAATCATCATTATTCCCTGCTTATTTCTGTATGGTGCCGGCGGCTTGTTAGCCGGATTTGCCGCAGGTTTTTTTGACAATGCCTACCCTTGGGTCATGGCAGGACGGGCGCTTCAAGGAATCGGGGCAGCCGGAACCGGCCCGATTGCCATGGCGCTGACGGGGGATCTGTTTAAAGGCGCCCAGGAAAGCAAGGTGCTCGGCCTCGTTGAAGCTTCAAACGGCATGGGGAAAGTGCTTTCGCCAATCATTGGCTCCCTTATCGCCCTGCTTGTCTGGTATGGCGCGTTTTTTGCCTTCCCTGTGTTTTGCATCATTTCGATCGTGCTGACTTGGGTTTTTATTAAAGAAAAGAAAAAGGAAAAAGAACCGCCCCCGATCGGAAAATACGCGAAAGGCCTGTTAAGTGTTTTTAAACATGAAGGCAGATGGCTATTTACCGCTTATTTAGCCGGTGCGACTTGTTTGTTTACCTTGTTCGGGATCCTTTTTTACCTATCTGATGTCCTTGAAAAAACGTACGATACCGACGGCGTCAAAAAAGGCTTGATTTTGGCGATTCCGCTTTTGGTCATGTGTGTGACGTCCTATATAACCGGAAGCAAAATCGGAAAAAAGCAATCGCTGATGAAAAAGCTGATCGTCCTTGGATTGGCTTTTATGACGGTTTCTTACGCGTCATTGTCTTTCATTGAAAATCTTGTGTTCTTTATCAGCGTTCTCGTGTTAAGCAGTATAGGGTCCGGCCTTGTCCTTCCTTGTGTGAACAGCTTTATTACCGGGGCTGTCGGTAAAGAAAGACGGGGATTTGTGACCTCGCTGTACGGATCGGTTCGCTTCTTGGGGGTTGCCATCGGGCCTCCCATTTTCGGCCGCCTCATGCAATGGTCCAGACCCGGCATGTTTTTAAGCATTGCGGGATTGACGCTTGTTGTCGGCATTCTCGTGATGTTGCTCATCCATGTGAATCAAAACAAAGAAGACACAAAGGAAAAAGAAGATTCTAAAAAGGCTGGCAATCGACTTCAGCCTGCTGAGGAAAGGTAG
- a CDS encoding mandelate racemase/muconate lactonizing enzyme family protein: MKIERVETFPLLHRLKEPYGDANGFKQYRTCYLIRIVTESGIDGWGECVDWLPTLHVGFTKRIIPYLLGKQAGSRLPLVRTIQKWHQRAASAVSMALTEIAAKAADCSVCELWGGRYREEIPVYASFQSYSDHPQWISRSVSHVEQQLKKGFKQIKVKIGGTAFEEDLRHINALQHTAGSSMTMILDANQSYDAAAAFKWEPYISEWMNIGWFEEPLPFDQPQDYALLRSRLSVPVAGGENMKGAAQFASLLSQRCLDMIQPDVMHVNGIDEFRDCLQLARYFGVRASAHAYDGSLSRLYALFAQACLAPWSKMKSDQIEPIEWDVMENPFTDLISLQPSKGMVHIPKGKGIGLDINMDIISRYKWDGSAY, translated from the coding sequence TTGAAAATCGAACGGGTTGAGACCTTTCCGCTTTTGCATCGATTGAAAGAGCCGTACGGAGACGCAAACGGATTCAAACAGTATCGAACTTGCTATCTCATCAGAATTGTCACAGAAAGCGGGATTGACGGCTGGGGAGAGTGCGTTGATTGGCTCCCGACTCTCCATGTCGGTTTTACCAAACGGATCATTCCTTATCTTTTAGGAAAACAGGCCGGCAGCCGCCTGCCATTAGTGCGCACGATTCAGAAATGGCATCAGCGCGCGGCCTCCGCCGTGAGCATGGCGCTGACAGAGATTGCGGCCAAAGCTGCGGATTGTTCGGTTTGCGAACTATGGGGCGGGCGGTACAGAGAAGAGATCCCTGTGTACGCCTCTTTTCAATCGTATTCAGATCACCCGCAATGGATCAGCCGTTCTGTTTCCCATGTAGAGCAGCAGTTAAAAAAAGGCTTTAAGCAAATCAAAGTCAAAATTGGCGGGACTGCATTTGAGGAAGATCTTCGGCACATTAACGCCCTGCAGCATACGGCCGGCAGCTCCATGACGATGATTCTGGACGCAAACCAAAGCTACGACGCCGCGGCCGCTTTCAAATGGGAACCTTATATTTCAGAGTGGATGAACATTGGCTGGTTTGAGGAGCCTTTGCCCTTTGATCAGCCGCAGGATTACGCGCTGCTCCGCAGCCGTTTATCTGTTCCAGTTGCCGGGGGAGAAAACATGAAAGGAGCGGCTCAATTTGCCTCCCTTCTTTCACAGCGGTGCTTGGATATGATTCAGCCTGATGTCATGCATGTCAACGGGATCGATGAGTTCCGGGACTGCCTCCAGCTCGCGCGTTATTTCGGCGTCAGAGCATCTGCACATGCCTATGATGGATCGCTTTCACGCCTATATGCTTTATTTGCGCAGGCCTGCCTGGCCCCATGGTCTAAAATGAAAAGTGACCAAATTGAACCGATTGAGTGGGACGTCATGGAGAATCCTTTTACAGATCTCATCAGCCTTCAGCCTTCAAAAGGAATGGTCCACATTCCGAAAGGCAAAGGCATTGGCTTAGACATCAATATGGACATCATCAGCCGCTATAAGTGGGATGGCTCAGCCTATTAA